In a genomic window of Alteromonas gilva:
- a CDS encoding excinuclease ABC subunit UvrA, with protein sequence MTRKSDGHLQVRGARVHNLKDLSVDIPRNKIVAFTGVSGSGKSSLAFATLYAEAQHRYLDSVSPYARRLIDQIEKPDVDSIEGLPPAVGLHQHRGAPSIRSTVGSITTIFNSLRMLYSRAGDYPPGQSIIYADGFSTNTVEGACEQCHGIGSVFDVTEDKLVPDTRLTIREGAVSAWPGAWQGKNLVRVLLSLDIDVDIPWQDLTQSTREWILFTDDTPQVPVYRNYNLAQTRKAKEEEEPGSYKGKFVSARRHVLETFKTSQKEKAKQRVAQYLNVTVCPECEGKKLKKNALSVKLCGLDISAFSRLSLTDVVARLNVLLDSVAQQTDERAVVIRNIANDIVTRIAPIIALGLGYLSLERSTTTLSAGELQRLRLATQLKSKLFGVVYIMDEPSAGLHPHDINALLTAFDNLVEAGNTVFVVEHNLRVIRHADWVVDIGPDAGTKGGELVFSGPAEQLQEASGSITSRYLFEQTPPLKQHNRAPQGWLSLKAIHKNNLDGLDCDFPMGTITTVTGISGSGKSSLVSHALVELVKDAIGTSKEDKTDITEATLLESNEEKPVGGYIASGMERIKRLVVVNQAPIGRTPRSNLATYTGLFDHVRKLFASTSRARQRGYDAGRFSFNVAKGRCANCEGMGFVSVELLFMPSVYSPCSVCQTKRYNEETLAVKWQGLSIADVLALSVDQAREVFANEAAVCRALDVLIKVGLGYLRLGQPATELSGGEAQRIKLATELKRAEKKNTLYVLDEPTTGLHPADISLLMEHLNTLVEEGSSVVMVEHNMQVAAASDYIIDIGPDAGEAGGKIVAQGTPAQVARCVNSKTAPFIA encoded by the coding sequence ATGACAAGAAAGAGTGACGGGCATCTACAGGTACGTGGTGCCCGCGTGCACAATCTCAAAGATTTAAGTGTTGATATCCCCAGAAATAAAATAGTGGCGTTTACCGGAGTGTCTGGCTCCGGCAAATCATCGTTGGCATTTGCCACCCTTTACGCTGAAGCCCAGCATCGCTACTTAGATTCCGTTTCACCTTATGCCCGCCGGTTAATCGATCAAATCGAAAAGCCTGACGTAGACAGCATTGAAGGCTTGCCGCCAGCAGTTGGACTCCATCAGCATCGGGGCGCTCCTTCCATTCGGTCGACAGTGGGGAGCATTACCACCATTTTTAACAGTTTACGTATGCTTTATTCCCGAGCTGGCGATTACCCCCCAGGGCAAAGCATTATTTACGCAGATGGCTTTTCAACCAACACGGTAGAAGGGGCCTGTGAGCAATGCCATGGTATTGGTTCTGTATTCGATGTTACCGAAGACAAACTAGTGCCCGATACCCGACTGACTATCAGAGAGGGAGCCGTTTCTGCATGGCCGGGAGCCTGGCAAGGTAAAAATTTAGTCAGAGTATTATTGTCACTAGACATCGACGTAGACATACCCTGGCAGGATTTGACTCAATCCACTCGCGAATGGATTTTGTTCACAGATGACACACCACAAGTACCGGTTTACAGAAATTACAATCTGGCTCAAACGCGAAAAGCCAAAGAGGAAGAAGAGCCCGGAAGTTATAAAGGCAAATTTGTAAGTGCGAGGCGCCATGTGCTGGAGACGTTCAAAACGTCTCAAAAAGAAAAGGCAAAACAACGGGTAGCTCAGTATCTTAATGTTACAGTGTGCCCAGAGTGTGAGGGTAAAAAGCTCAAAAAGAATGCACTTTCCGTTAAGCTCTGCGGACTAGATATCAGCGCTTTTTCCCGCCTGTCATTAACAGATGTTGTTGCGCGACTTAACGTATTACTTGATTCGGTCGCGCAGCAAACTGACGAACGTGCGGTTGTTATTCGCAACATTGCCAATGATATCGTTACCCGTATTGCACCTATCATTGCGCTCGGACTCGGCTATCTTTCACTGGAGCGAAGCACTACTACACTTTCGGCTGGTGAATTACAGCGGTTGCGACTGGCTACCCAGCTAAAATCAAAATTATTTGGTGTCGTGTATATTATGGACGAGCCGTCGGCCGGCCTTCACCCTCATGATATTAATGCGCTGCTCACCGCCTTTGATAATCTTGTTGAAGCGGGTAATACCGTTTTTGTTGTAGAGCATAATTTGCGCGTTATACGGCATGCTGACTGGGTTGTAGATATAGGTCCGGATGCTGGAACAAAGGGTGGCGAATTAGTTTTTAGCGGGCCTGCAGAGCAGTTGCAAGAAGCTTCGGGGTCCATCACCTCCCGCTATCTTTTCGAGCAAACCCCGCCACTTAAGCAGCACAATCGCGCTCCTCAGGGATGGCTTTCTCTCAAAGCGATACATAAAAACAATCTAGATGGTCTCGACTGCGATTTTCCAATGGGCACGATTACTACCGTTACCGGCATATCCGGGTCCGGCAAGTCCAGTTTAGTAAGTCATGCACTGGTGGAATTAGTCAAAGATGCGATTGGTACAAGCAAAGAAGATAAAACCGATATCACCGAAGCGACGTTATTAGAAAGTAACGAAGAAAAGCCCGTAGGTGGCTATATTGCCAGTGGTATGGAAAGGATAAAGCGTTTGGTCGTGGTCAATCAGGCGCCGATTGGTCGAACACCGCGCTCAAATTTAGCGACCTACACGGGGCTGTTTGACCATGTTCGAAAACTATTTGCCTCCACATCACGAGCCCGGCAGCGAGGTTACGATGCGGGGCGCTTTTCGTTTAATGTCGCAAAAGGAAGATGCGCTAACTGCGAAGGAATGGGATTTGTATCGGTAGAGCTGTTGTTTATGCCCAGTGTTTATTCCCCTTGCTCTGTATGCCAGACGAAGCGATACAACGAAGAGACGCTGGCGGTAAAATGGCAGGGGCTTTCCATTGCTGATGTTTTAGCACTGAGCGTTGACCAAGCCCGTGAAGTTTTTGCCAACGAAGCGGCTGTGTGTCGGGCGCTGGATGTGCTGATAAAAGTGGGGTTGGGCTATTTACGGCTAGGGCAACCGGCGACCGAGTTGTCTGGTGGAGAAGCGCAACGAATAAAGCTGGCTACCGAACTAAAGCGCGCCGAAAAAAAGAACACGCTTTATGTACTGGATGAACCCACCACCGGCCTGCATCCTGCAGATATCAGTTTACTGATGGAGCACCTTAATACGCTGGTGGAAGAGGGATCCAGTGTGGTTATGGTAGAACATAATATGCAGGTTGCAGCGGCCAGCGATTATATTATTGATATAGGCCCCGATGCTGGTGAAGCAGGCGGAAAAATAGTTGCTCAAGGCACGCCAGCTCAGGTGGCACGTTGCGTGAACAGTAAAACTGCTCCCTTCATTGCTTGA